In Arthrobacter sp. UKPF54-2, the following are encoded in one genomic region:
- a CDS encoding Ig-like domain-containing protein, translating into MSDRTTRGGRAAARSARPSTGKMLAVAGVCLAVGAGGIGAATAPVWADSALPSEAAAPMRNVAGLAAPVVKPVELGVSPTDGARGVNPASLPSVKAVNGVVKDVLLEPDSGGGPVPGTTSADGSTWTAEQPLDFDTTYRYSFTIVDQAGRETKKGQTFATVAKANEADAAVYPLAGTTVGAGQPIEIVFSEPVLDKAAMEKAVTVTASSGQAVALRWYSDRRVRIRPEAFWAANTQVTVDLKLFGVDFGNKMIGNSDTKVTFTVGQRRLAVVDDLSKTMNVYFDGQLVKTAPVTLGDADWLSPTGYAVIMEQERSSKFNAGSIGLKPGDKGYYPPLTVEYANRLTSSGVYVHQALESAWGAVGKFNVSHGCVGLLPADAAWFFNNMKTGDVVQTLNTGAPAVEPLEGFGDWNIPWAQYAKR; encoded by the coding sequence ATGAGCGACCGGACCACTCGCGGCGGAAGGGCCGCCGCACGGAGCGCCCGTCCAAGCACCGGCAAGATGCTGGCCGTCGCCGGGGTCTGCCTCGCCGTCGGCGCCGGCGGGATCGGCGCCGCCACGGCCCCGGTCTGGGCCGACAGCGCCCTGCCCTCGGAGGCGGCCGCGCCGATGCGCAACGTCGCCGGCCTGGCGGCGCCGGTGGTGAAGCCGGTCGAACTCGGGGTGTCGCCCACCGACGGCGCCCGGGGCGTCAACCCCGCCTCCCTCCCCTCGGTCAAGGCCGTCAACGGGGTGGTCAAGGACGTGCTGCTGGAGCCGGACTCCGGCGGCGGGCCTGTGCCTGGGACCACGAGCGCGGACGGCTCGACCTGGACCGCAGAGCAGCCCCTGGACTTCGACACCACGTACCGGTACAGCTTCACCATCGTGGACCAGGCCGGGCGCGAAACGAAGAAAGGCCAGACCTTCGCCACCGTCGCGAAGGCCAATGAGGCGGACGCCGCGGTCTATCCATTGGCCGGCACCACGGTCGGCGCCGGCCAGCCCATCGAGATTGTCTTCAGCGAGCCGGTGCTGGACAAGGCCGCGATGGAGAAGGCAGTGACCGTCACGGCCTCGTCCGGCCAGGCCGTGGCGTTGCGCTGGTACTCGGACCGCCGCGTCCGGATCCGGCCGGAGGCGTTCTGGGCGGCCAACACCCAGGTCACCGTGGACCTGAAGCTCTTCGGCGTCGACTTCGGCAACAAGATGATCGGCAACTCCGACACCAAGGTCACCTTCACGGTGGGCCAGCGGCGCCTCGCCGTGGTCGATGACCTCAGCAAGACCATGAACGTCTACTTCGACGGCCAGCTGGTCAAGACCGCGCCCGTCACGCTGGGCGACGCGGACTGGCTCTCACCCACCGGGTACGCGGTGATCATGGAGCAGGAACGCAGTTCCAAGTTCAACGCCGGCAGCATCGGCCTCAAGCCGGGGGACAAGGGCTATTACCCGCCGCTGACCGTGGAGTACGCCAACCGCCTCACCAGTTCCGGCGTGTATGTCCACCAGGCCCTCGAATCTGCGTGGGGCGCGGTGGGCAAATTCAATGTCTCGCACGGCTGCGTGGGGCTGCTCCCGGCGGACGCCGCCTGGTTCTTCAACAACATGAAGACCGGTGATGTGGTGCAGACCCTGAACACCGGCGCGCCCGCCGTCGAACCGCTGGAAGGCTTCGGCGACTGGAACATCCCCTGGGCGCAGTACGCCAAACGCTGA
- a CDS encoding DUF3499 domain-containing protein — protein sequence MGAIRQCSRSACRNSAVATLTYVYADSTAVLGPLATYAEPHCYDLCEQHASSLTVPRGWEVLRLAMPATPAGPGPDDLLALAHAVREAAAARPAAAEPAPGQRSPHPALEAPAAAEGTRRGHLRVLREPS from the coding sequence GTGGGTGCAATTCGTCAGTGTTCAAGATCCGCCTGCCGCAATTCGGCGGTGGCGACTTTGACGTACGTCTACGCCGACTCCACGGCCGTCCTCGGCCCGCTGGCCACCTACGCCGAACCCCACTGCTATGACCTCTGCGAGCAGCACGCCTCCTCGCTGACCGTGCCGCGCGGCTGGGAAGTCCTGCGGCTAGCGATGCCCGCCACCCCCGCCGGCCCCGGACCCGATGACCTGCTGGCCCTGGCGCACGCCGTCCGCGAGGCCGCCGCGGCCCGACCCGCAGCGGCGGAGCCCGCCCCCGGGCAGCGGAGCCCGCATCCGGCGCTCGAAGCCCCGGCCGCCGCCGAGGGTACCCGCCGCGGGCACCTGCGCGTCCTGCGCGAACCCTCCTGA
- a CDS encoding metallopeptidase family protein, whose product MQSSHHVPGFTVRLADPAAGGTATAKGFRQRRRNRHGRGLRGELMLPTLPGYRTRSDRFDDFVLDSAQRLHDIWGKPLDGVRFAVEEIPPGLEQLVADGTPAPMGSYAPATAEDGPVITLYRRVVEQACGSREELQDLVHDVVVERTAEMLGVPPESLDPVYRRRY is encoded by the coding sequence ATGCAGTCATCGCACCATGTTCCCGGCTTTACGGTCCGGTTGGCTGACCCCGCCGCCGGCGGCACCGCCACGGCCAAGGGCTTCCGGCAACGCCGCCGGAACCGGCATGGCCGAGGCCTCCGCGGCGAGTTGATGCTCCCCACCCTGCCCGGCTACCGGACCCGTTCGGACCGTTTCGATGACTTTGTCCTGGATTCGGCCCAGCGCCTGCATGACATCTGGGGCAAACCACTGGACGGTGTCCGCTTCGCCGTCGAGGAAATCCCGCCCGGCCTCGAACAGCTCGTGGCCGACGGCACGCCCGCGCCGATGGGCAGCTACGCCCCGGCGACGGCGGAGGACGGCCCCGTGATCACGCTGTACCGGAGGGTCGTGGAGCAGGCCTGCGGCAGCCGCGAAGAACTCCAGGACCTTGTGCACGACGTCGTGGTGGAGCGCACGGCGGAGATGCTCGGCGTCCCGCCGGAGTCGCTGGACCCGGTCTACCGCCGGCGGTACTAG
- a CDS encoding stage II sporulation protein M: MDIEAFSLVNGDKWARLHALAHQRRLGGAEADELLRLYQGASADLSLLRSVAPESGLSAALSATLAQARTRFTGARSNFMADLAGFFVIALPAALYRIRWLTLCCGLVFCLIAAAYALWIGNSPEALRALGSDAAVRRYVDHDFVDYYSENPAASFAGLVWTNNAWIAAQAVALGVTGFWVPMILIANAQGVGVAAGVFAATGKTDVFFSYILPHGLMELTAVFVACAAGLRIFWSVVAPGPRRRSQALALEGRSLITVALGLVLVLLVSGLVEGFVTPSDLPVWAKIAIGAAVLAAYWAYVLGFGGRANRAGASGDLGSADAGYTEIAA; the protein is encoded by the coding sequence GTGGACATCGAGGCGTTCTCCCTGGTGAACGGGGACAAGTGGGCACGGCTGCATGCGCTGGCGCACCAGCGCAGGCTCGGCGGTGCCGAGGCGGACGAGCTGCTGCGGCTCTACCAGGGCGCCTCCGCCGACCTCTCGCTGCTGCGCTCCGTGGCGCCCGAGAGCGGGCTGTCGGCAGCGCTCTCGGCGACCCTCGCCCAGGCCCGCACCCGGTTCACCGGAGCCCGGTCGAACTTTATGGCCGACCTCGCCGGGTTCTTCGTCATCGCGCTGCCCGCCGCCCTGTACCGGATCCGCTGGCTGACGCTCTGCTGCGGGCTCGTCTTCTGCCTGATCGCCGCGGCGTACGCGCTCTGGATCGGCAACTCGCCGGAGGCCCTCCGCGCCCTGGGCTCGGATGCCGCGGTCCGCCGCTACGTGGACCACGACTTTGTGGACTACTACTCCGAGAATCCCGCGGCATCCTTCGCCGGGCTGGTCTGGACCAACAACGCCTGGATCGCCGCGCAGGCCGTGGCCCTGGGCGTCACGGGGTTCTGGGTCCCGATGATCCTGATCGCCAATGCCCAGGGCGTCGGCGTCGCGGCCGGCGTCTTCGCCGCGACCGGCAAAACCGACGTGTTCTTCAGCTACATCCTCCCGCACGGCCTGATGGAACTGACGGCCGTGTTCGTGGCCTGCGCGGCCGGGCTGCGGATCTTCTGGTCCGTGGTGGCGCCGGGTCCGCGCCGCCGCTCGCAGGCGCTCGCGCTGGAGGGCCGCTCGCTCATCACCGTGGCCCTCGGCCTGGTGCTGGTGCTGCTGGTCTCGGGTCTGGTGGAGGGTTTTGTGACGCCCAGCGACCTTCCGGTGTGGGCCAAAATCGCGATCGGCGCCGCGGTGCTCGCGGCCTACTGGGCCTATGTGCTCGGGTTCGGCGGACGGGCAAACCGGGCCGGAGCCAGCGGCGACCTCGGCAGTGCGGATGCCGGATACACCGAAATTGCCGCCTGA
- a CDS encoding RDD family protein — MSSIITGEAVVLELRPASFAARALGLLLDVLVHAAALWGLIALVGAAAPDLDRAALGALITVAVVFCFVVLPVAVETLSRGLSLGKLAAGLRIVRDDGGSIRFRHALIRGLIGFLEIYATVGGLAVAVALFNGKSKRLGDLVAGTYALRRRVPAEAPVLHHVPFQLQPWASLADIGRIPDAAARRASLFLRQCGRMAPGSRVAMAQSLASELAAHVAPPPPPGTSPEDYLAAVLGERSRRELDRLRLSRERSARLGARLGRLPHERGR; from the coding sequence TTGAGTTCCATCATCACAGGCGAGGCCGTTGTGCTCGAGCTGCGCCCGGCGTCGTTCGCCGCGCGGGCGCTGGGGCTGCTGCTGGATGTCCTGGTGCACGCCGCCGCGCTCTGGGGCCTCATCGCGCTGGTGGGCGCCGCCGCGCCGGATCTGGACCGCGCCGCCCTGGGCGCCCTGATCACCGTGGCCGTGGTGTTCTGCTTTGTGGTGCTGCCGGTCGCGGTGGAAACCCTCAGCCGCGGGCTGTCGCTCGGCAAGCTCGCCGCCGGGCTTCGGATCGTGCGCGACGACGGCGGTTCCATCCGCTTCCGGCACGCCCTGATCCGGGGGCTGATCGGGTTCCTCGAAATCTACGCCACCGTGGGCGGCCTGGCGGTCGCCGTCGCCCTCTTCAACGGCAAGTCGAAGCGGCTCGGCGACTTGGTGGCCGGCACCTACGCGCTGCGGCGACGGGTCCCGGCCGAGGCGCCCGTCCTGCACCACGTGCCGTTCCAGCTGCAGCCCTGGGCATCGCTCGCGGACATCGGCCGGATTCCGGACGCCGCGGCCCGCCGCGCCTCGCTGTTCCTGCGCCAGTGCGGGCGGATGGCCCCCGGCTCCAGGGTGGCGATGGCGCAGTCACTCGCCTCGGAATTGGCGGCGCACGTCGCTCCCCCGCCGCCGCCCGGGACTTCTCCGGAGGACTACCTCGCCGCAGTGCTGGGCGAGCGGAGCCGGCGCGAACTGGACCGGCTGCGGCTCAGCCGGGAACGCAGCGCGCGCCTTGGCGCACGGCTGGGCCGGCTGCCCCACGAACGCGGCCGCTGA
- a CDS encoding long-chain fatty acid--CoA ligase: MREASTGLLVELDPDSNVTDLLLEQHAKDPVHALYSRKGPSGWADIPAQQFLDQVRALAKGLIAGGLAPGETVAVMSATRYEWTVVDFAIWFAGGVTVPVYETSSASQVEWILHDSGARRIFVENQEKATLVQGVLDGSGLLGDRLLGVVRMDYDGAAPNLASLAAAGSGVSDAELERHRSAAGLADVASLVYTSGTTGRPKGCEITHGNFALVAKNIVLFLPEILLQPNTRTLMFLPLAHVLARAVQVICLTAGTTLGHTSNAKELLEDLGTFKPTFLLVVPRIFEKVYAGAAHKAALAGKDRLFGAAADVAVEYSKALDAAARGAGTGPGLVLRAKHGIFDRLLYPKLRQAFGGRVGYTVSGASPLSANDAHFFRGAGIPVLEGYGLTETTAPCTANTPTRTRVGTVGIPVPGTTIRIADDGEILVKGIGVFKGYHANEAANAEAFVDGFFRTGDLGSLDADGFLTITGRKKDLLVTAGGKNVAPGPLEEKIREHQLVAQAVVVGDGRPFVSALVNLDPEGLENWCAAQRVPVMGTAEAAASAQVRAAIQAAIDEANTLVSKAESIRSFVVLDADFTVESGHLTPSLKLKRSAVVRDFEAQINGIYG; this comes from the coding sequence GTGAGAGAAGCTAGCACCGGGCTGCTTGTGGAGCTGGACCCGGACAGCAATGTGACGGACCTTTTGCTGGAGCAGCACGCCAAGGATCCGGTGCACGCGCTCTACTCCCGCAAAGGCCCCTCGGGCTGGGCCGACATCCCGGCCCAGCAGTTCCTGGACCAGGTCCGGGCCCTCGCCAAGGGCCTGATCGCGGGCGGCCTGGCCCCGGGCGAGACGGTCGCCGTGATGTCCGCCACCCGCTACGAGTGGACCGTGGTGGACTTCGCCATCTGGTTCGCAGGCGGCGTCACGGTCCCGGTCTACGAAACCTCCTCCGCCAGCCAGGTCGAATGGATCCTGCACGACTCCGGCGCCCGCCGCATCTTCGTCGAAAACCAGGAGAAGGCCACGCTGGTCCAGGGCGTCCTGGACGGCTCCGGCCTGCTCGGCGACCGGCTGCTCGGCGTCGTCCGGATGGACTACGACGGCGCCGCCCCGAACCTCGCCAGCCTCGCCGCCGCCGGCTCAGGGGTCAGCGACGCCGAACTCGAGCGGCACCGCTCCGCGGCCGGCCTCGCCGACGTCGCGTCCCTGGTTTACACCTCCGGCACCACCGGCCGGCCCAAGGGCTGCGAAATCACCCACGGCAACTTCGCCCTCGTGGCCAAGAACATCGTCCTGTTCCTGCCCGAAATCCTCCTCCAGCCAAACACCCGGACGCTGATGTTCCTGCCGCTGGCGCATGTCCTGGCCCGCGCCGTCCAGGTGATCTGCCTGACCGCCGGCACCACCCTGGGCCACACTTCCAACGCTAAGGAACTGCTGGAGGACCTGGGCACGTTCAAGCCGACCTTCCTGCTGGTGGTGCCCCGGATCTTCGAGAAGGTCTACGCCGGCGCCGCGCACAAAGCTGCGCTGGCCGGCAAGGACCGGCTCTTCGGCGCGGCCGCCGACGTCGCCGTCGAGTATTCCAAGGCCCTCGACGCCGCCGCCCGCGGGGCCGGCACCGGCCCGGGCTTGGTGCTCCGCGCCAAGCACGGCATCTTCGACCGGCTGCTGTACCCGAAGCTGCGGCAGGCGTTCGGCGGCCGCGTGGGCTACACGGTCTCCGGGGCGAGCCCGCTGAGCGCGAACGACGCGCACTTCTTCCGCGGCGCCGGCATCCCCGTGCTCGAAGGCTACGGGCTGACCGAAACGACGGCGCCCTGCACCGCCAACACCCCCACCCGCACCCGGGTGGGCACCGTGGGAATCCCGGTGCCGGGCACCACCATCCGGATCGCCGACGACGGAGAGATCCTGGTCAAGGGCATCGGCGTCTTTAAGGGCTACCACGCCAACGAGGCCGCCAACGCCGAGGCGTTCGTGGACGGGTTCTTCCGCACCGGGGACCTCGGCTCCCTGGACGCGGACGGCTTCCTGACCATCACGGGCCGTAAAAAGGACCTGCTGGTCACCGCCGGCGGCAAGAATGTGGCCCCCGGCCCGCTGGAGGAGAAGATCCGCGAACACCAGCTCGTGGCGCAGGCCGTGGTGGTCGGCGACGGGCGGCCGTTTGTCTCGGCGCTGGTCAACCTGGATCCGGAGGGTCTGGAGAACTGGTGCGCGGCGCAGCGGGTGCCCGTCATGGGTACCGCCGAGGCGGCTGCCAGCGCGCAGGTCCGGGCCGCCATCCAGGCCGCTATCGACGAGGCCAACACCCTGGTCTCCAAGGCGGAGTCGATCCGCAGCTTCGTGGTCCTGGACGCCGACTTCACGGTCGAGTCCGGTCACCTCACGCCGTCCCTGAAGCTCAAGCGCTCCGCCGTCGTGCGGGACTTCGAGGCGCAGATCAACGGGATTTACGGCTAG
- a CDS encoding TIGR01906 family membrane protein, giving the protein MTEQSPTPPKRQDPPLDPAEDADEPAFDWMKPAAGPSAAGTADAGRGNTAPDAGQTGTTPEPGDPSAAHAAGERQGRRAERRAAAESTGTAAGTGTAASAAPAGSPAADGGFNESLPTSALQVRPPREEVERRNAEREQAANAKPVAPRVMQVLLAVCFPVILLVLAVRAVTSPLFLWVEYNRPGFPGDGYGFSTDDRMTYGSYAVDYLSNWSGPRYLGELVNRAGDKLFKDGEVSHMADVKLVILSAFGAGALLVLFSLVAILYLRRRSSGGVRRGLFAGSIATLVIIIGLGVLAVLGWEQFFTEFHRVFFANGTWTFSLQDTLIRLFPGQFWVDAGIVIGALVLLAALLTLVLTWPTRKRRGLPPRTAAPAAESVEDETGAVDPAALTGRRFKRRTTKAEHPASPDSDAGRDTGTGRDPVDAPAADRAGAPAGRDGSA; this is encoded by the coding sequence GTGACTGAACAGAGCCCCACCCCTCCGAAGCGGCAGGATCCGCCCCTGGATCCCGCGGAGGACGCCGACGAGCCCGCCTTCGACTGGATGAAGCCGGCCGCCGGCCCGAGCGCCGCCGGCACCGCCGACGCCGGGCGGGGCAACACGGCGCCGGACGCCGGGCAGACCGGCACGACGCCGGAGCCGGGGGACCCTTCCGCGGCGCACGCCGCCGGCGAACGCCAGGGCCGCCGCGCCGAGCGGAGGGCCGCTGCCGAGAGCACGGGAACGGCCGCCGGCACCGGTACCGCCGCCTCGGCCGCACCCGCCGGGAGCCCGGCCGCGGACGGGGGCTTCAACGAGTCGCTGCCCACCTCGGCGCTGCAGGTCCGGCCGCCGCGGGAAGAGGTGGAGCGCCGCAACGCCGAACGCGAACAGGCCGCCAACGCCAAGCCGGTGGCCCCCCGGGTCATGCAGGTCCTGCTCGCGGTCTGCTTCCCGGTGATCCTGCTGGTCCTCGCGGTGCGCGCCGTGACCAGCCCGCTGTTCCTCTGGGTGGAGTACAACCGCCCGGGCTTCCCCGGCGACGGCTACGGCTTCAGCACCGACGACCGGATGACCTACGGCTCCTACGCGGTGGATTACCTGAGCAACTGGTCCGGCCCGCGCTACCTGGGCGAACTCGTCAACCGCGCCGGCGACAAGCTGTTCAAGGACGGCGAAGTCAGCCACATGGCGGACGTCAAGCTTGTTATCCTCTCCGCGTTCGGTGCGGGCGCCCTGCTGGTGCTGTTCAGCCTGGTCGCCATCCTCTATCTGCGCCGCCGCAGCAGCGGCGGTGTCCGCCGCGGCCTGTTTGCCGGGTCAATCGCCACCCTGGTGATCATCATCGGCCTGGGCGTGCTCGCGGTGCTGGGCTGGGAGCAGTTCTTCACCGAGTTCCACCGCGTCTTCTTCGCCAACGGCACCTGGACGTTCTCGCTGCAGGACACCCTGATCCGGCTGTTCCCCGGCCAGTTCTGGGTTGACGCCGGCATCGTGATCGGCGCACTGGTCCTGCTCGCCGCGCTCCTTACCCTGGTCCTGACCTGGCCGACCCGTAAACGCCGCGGGCTGCCGCCCCGGACCGCCGCCCCGGCGGCCGAATCCGTGGAGGACGAGACAGGCGCCGTGGACCCCGCCGCGCTCACGGGCCGCCGCTTCAAGCGCCGGACCACCAAGGCGGAACACCCGGCCAGCCCCGACAGCGACGCCGGCCGGGACACCGGTACGGGCCGCGACCCGGTCGACGCCCCCGCGGCAGACCGCGCCGGCGCACCCGCCGGCCGCGACGGTTCCGCCTAG
- a CDS encoding Ig-like domain-containing protein, whose amino-acid sequence MAPKSWSTGRKAAALAAVCALAAAGGVFAAAGPLAHPSFASEAASPERSTQGLAFPVVPPVQLTAAPADAATQVNPAAPVTLKVDNGRIERAALTSASGDAVDGTLSADGSAWTAAGPLKFNTRYTYTYSVVDGAGRSTSTTHSFTTVSTANEADAAIYPLDGMKVGVAQPLQITFSEPVLNRDAVEKAIKISSSAGQAGDFHWFSNTMVRYRPENFWAANSTITMDMKLFGVDLGKGQIGNFNKKVTIHIGDKKTAVADAAAHTFKAFINDKQVGEWPATMGDTRFPSARGYLVLMEKYRVEHMSAASIGLKPGDPAYYGELDVNFATRLTPSGEFIHQATDSALPFIGKANLSHGCIGLGPDGAQWVFDNMTAGDVVQVVNTDGDYAANDDGYGDWNIPWAQYAN is encoded by the coding sequence ATCGCCCCCAAAAGCTGGAGCACCGGCCGGAAAGCCGCTGCGCTGGCCGCGGTGTGCGCCCTGGCCGCCGCCGGCGGAGTCTTCGCCGCGGCCGGTCCGCTGGCCCACCCGTCCTTCGCGTCCGAGGCGGCCTCCCCGGAGCGGTCCACGCAGGGACTCGCCTTCCCGGTGGTGCCCCCGGTCCAACTGACCGCCGCGCCCGCGGACGCGGCCACCCAGGTCAACCCCGCAGCCCCGGTGACCCTGAAGGTGGACAACGGCCGGATCGAACGGGCGGCACTCACGAGCGCGTCCGGCGACGCCGTGGACGGAACGCTCAGTGCCGACGGCTCCGCCTGGACCGCCGCCGGGCCGCTGAAATTCAACACCCGCTACACCTACACGTACTCGGTCGTGGACGGCGCCGGGCGCAGCACCAGCACCACGCACAGCTTCACCACGGTCTCGACCGCGAACGAGGCGGACGCCGCGATCTACCCGCTGGACGGCATGAAGGTGGGGGTGGCGCAGCCGCTGCAGATCACCTTCAGCGAGCCCGTACTGAACCGGGACGCCGTCGAAAAGGCGATCAAGATCAGCTCCAGCGCCGGCCAGGCGGGTGACTTCCACTGGTTCAGCAACACCATGGTCCGGTACCGCCCGGAAAACTTCTGGGCCGCCAACAGCACCATCACCATGGATATGAAGCTGTTCGGCGTCGACCTCGGCAAGGGTCAGATCGGCAACTTTAACAAAAAGGTCACCATCCACATCGGGGACAAGAAGACCGCGGTCGCGGACGCCGCCGCCCACACGTTCAAGGCCTTCATCAACGACAAGCAGGTGGGCGAGTGGCCCGCCACCATGGGCGACACCCGGTTCCCGTCCGCGCGCGGCTACCTGGTCCTGATGGAGAAGTACCGGGTGGAGCACATGAGCGCCGCCTCGATCGGCCTGAAGCCCGGCGACCCCGCCTACTACGGCGAACTGGACGTCAACTTCGCCACCCGCCTGACCCCCAGCGGGGAGTTCATCCACCAGGCCACGGACTCCGCCCTGCCGTTCATCGGCAAGGCCAACCTCTCGCACGGCTGCATCGGGCTCGGCCCGGACGGCGCCCAGTGGGTTTTCGACAACATGACCGCCGGCGACGTCGTCCAGGTGGTCAACACCGACGGCGACTACGCGGCGAACGACGACGGCTACGGGGACTGGAACATCCCCTGGGCCCAGTACGCGAACTGA
- the ahcY gene encoding adenosylhomocysteinase gives MTFDYKIADISLAEAGRHQIRLAEHEMPGLMSLREEFGASQPLKGARIAGSLHMTVQTAVLIETLTALGAEVRWASCNIFSTQDEAAAAVVVGNGTVEDPQGVPVFAWKGETLEEYWWTAEQILTWPGADGNPDLGPNMILDDGGDATMLVHKGAEFEALGTVPAAADDESEEGRVFLSVLRASLEKDPQKWTRIGSRLLGVTEETTTGVHRLYQLAEQGKLLFPAINVNDSVTKSKFDNKYGIRHSLPDGINRATDVLMGGKVAVVCGYGDVGKGAAEAFRGQGSRVIVTEIDPICALQAAMDGYQVAKLENVLAEGHIFITATGNKDVIMAEHMAGMRDKAIVGNIGHFDNEIDMAGLARVPGIKKVEIKPQVHEWVFDQGTDAEKSIIVLSEGRLLNLGNATGHPSFVMSNSFANQTIAQIELFTKAGQPEGEREYENQVYVLPKILDEKVARLHLDALGAELTELTKEQAEYLDLDAAGPYKPEHYRY, from the coding sequence ATGACCTTCGATTACAAAATTGCCGACATCTCCCTGGCCGAGGCAGGCCGGCACCAGATCCGCCTTGCCGAGCATGAGATGCCAGGCCTGATGTCCCTGCGGGAGGAATTCGGCGCGAGCCAGCCGCTCAAGGGTGCCCGGATCGCCGGCTCCCTGCACATGACCGTCCAGACGGCCGTGCTGATCGAGACCCTCACCGCCCTCGGCGCCGAGGTCCGCTGGGCCTCCTGCAACATCTTCTCCACCCAGGACGAGGCCGCCGCCGCCGTCGTGGTGGGCAACGGAACCGTCGAGGACCCGCAGGGTGTCCCCGTCTTCGCCTGGAAGGGCGAGACGCTCGAGGAATACTGGTGGACGGCCGAGCAGATCCTGACCTGGCCCGGCGCGGACGGCAACCCGGACCTCGGCCCGAACATGATCCTCGACGACGGCGGCGACGCCACCATGCTGGTGCACAAGGGCGCCGAGTTCGAAGCCCTGGGCACCGTCCCGGCCGCGGCCGACGACGAATCCGAGGAAGGCCGCGTCTTCCTGTCCGTCCTGCGCGCCTCGCTGGAGAAGGACCCGCAGAAGTGGACCCGGATCGGCTCGCGCCTGCTTGGCGTCACCGAGGAGACCACCACCGGCGTGCACCGCCTCTACCAGCTCGCCGAGCAGGGCAAGCTGCTGTTCCCGGCCATCAACGTCAACGACTCCGTCACCAAGAGCAAGTTCGACAACAAGTACGGCATCCGCCACTCGCTGCCGGATGGCATCAACCGGGCCACCGACGTGCTGATGGGCGGCAAGGTTGCCGTCGTCTGCGGCTACGGCGACGTCGGCAAGGGCGCCGCGGAGGCCTTCCGCGGCCAGGGCTCGCGGGTGATCGTCACCGAAATCGACCCGATCTGCGCGCTGCAGGCCGCCATGGACGGCTACCAGGTGGCCAAACTGGAGAATGTCCTGGCCGAGGGCCACATCTTCATCACCGCCACCGGCAACAAGGACGTCATCATGGCCGAGCACATGGCCGGGATGCGCGACAAGGCGATCGTGGGCAACATCGGCCACTTCGACAACGAGATCGACATGGCCGGGCTGGCCCGGGTTCCGGGCATCAAGAAGGTCGAGATCAAGCCCCAGGTGCATGAGTGGGTCTTCGACCAGGGCACGGACGCGGAGAAGTCCATCATTGTGCTCTCCGAGGGCCGGCTGCTGAACCTCGGCAACGCCACCGGCCACCCCTCCTTCGTGATGAGCAACTCCTTCGCCAACCAGACCATCGCGCAGATCGAACTCTTCACCAAGGCGGGCCAGCCCGAGGGTGAGCGCGAGTACGAAAACCAGGTCTACGTGCTGCCGAAGATCCTCGACGAGAAGGTGGCCCGGCTGCACCTCGACGCCCTCGGCGCGGAGCTCACCGAGCTGACCAAGGAACAGGCCGAGTACCTGGACCTCGACGCCGCCGGCCCCTACAAGCCGGAGCACTACCGCTACTAG